The genomic interval CCTTGTCGAACTTGCCGGTCGCCGTCGTCGGCAGCGCGTCGACGAACCGGACGATGTCGGGCAGCCACCAGCTCGCCACCCGGGGCCGCAGGTGCACGGCGAGCGCTTCGGCGGAGACCTCGGCGCAGGCGACGACGAGCGCGGCGGGGCGTTCGCCCCAGATCGGATGCGGTACGGCGATCACCATGGCCTGGGCCACCGCCGGGTGGTCCATGAGGTGGTTCTCCAGCTCGATCGAGCTGATCCACTCGCCGCCCGACTTGATCAGATCCTTGGCGCGGTCGAGCAGGTGGAGGTAGCCGTCGCCGTCGACGGTGCCGAGATCGCCGGTGCGTAGCCAGCCGTCCCGGAACCGGGCGGTGTTGGCGTCGTCCTCCGGCCGGTGGTACGACTCGGTGACCCACGGTCCGCGTACCTCGATCTCACCGGCGGACCGCCCGTCGTGCGGCAGTACCACGCCGTCCGGGTCGACCACCCGCAGCTCCACCCCGGCGGTCGGCACCCCCTGGGTGGCGTGCAGTGCCTGCCGACACTGTTCCGGCTGCTCCTCCAGATGCCGGCGGACCATGGTCAGGTTGCCGGACGGCGACATCTCGGTCATGCCCCAGCCCTGTCGCATGGCGACGCCGCGCCGCTGGTAGCGCTGGATCAGCTCCAGCGGCACCGCCGAGCCGCCACAGAGGATCCGGTCCAGGCTGGCCAACTCCTCCGGCTCCGGTGCGAGCTGGTCGACGGCGAGCCAGAAGGTCGGCACCCCGGCCGCGACGGTCACCCGCTCGTCCCGGACGAGGCGTACGACGGTGGCCGGGCTGGTGTCCGAGCCGGCGAGGACCAGACCGGCCCCGGCCAGCGCCGCCGAGTACGGCATGCCCCAGGAGAGGGCGTGGAAGAGCGGGGTCAGCGGGAGTACGACGTCGCGTTCCCGGATCGCGAACGAGTCGACGAAGAGGCCGCTCATCGCGTGCAGGGTCAGCGAGCGGTGCGAGTAGACGACACCCTTCGGGCGGCCGGTGGTGCCACCGGTGTAGCAGAGGCACGCCGCGCTCCACTCGTCCACCTCCGCCGGCTCGTCCTCCGGCGCGCTCGCCAGGAGCTGCTCGTAGTCGGTCGCGTCGGCGAAGTCCGGGTGTGTCGCGCCGCCGTCCGGCAGCACGACGTAGTGCCGTACCCCGGAGAGCCGGCGCCGGATCGGCGCGAACTGGCCGGTCAGCGAGGCGGTCACGAAGATCGTCCGGTCCTCGGCGTGCGCGGCGATCGCCGCCACCTGATCCGGGTGCAGCCGGGTGTTCAGCGGTTGCAGTACCGCGCCGGCCAGTGGCACGCCGTAGCACAGCTCCAGGTGCGGCAGCCCGTTGCAGGCGTACGTGCCGACCCGGTCGCCCGGGCGGACACCGAGCGCGGCCAGCGCGTTGGCCAGCCGGCGTGCCCGACCGGCCAGCTCGGGCCAGCCGTACTCCGTCCGGCCGGCCTCGGTGTATCCGACCAGCCGGGCGTGCGGGCCCATCGCGGCGGCTCGGCGCAGCATCATCCCGACGGAGAGCGGCATCGAGCCCATGGTGCTCCGCACGCGTCAGCCCTCCGCCGAGCCGGTCCCGGTCAGCAGCGCGCGGAGCCGGTCCGGCCACGGACTGCTCAGGCCCGTCTCGGCGTCGATCCAGACCACGGTCAGCGTTCCCCGGGCCAGCGTCGTGTCGTCCCGGGCGACCGTGAAGGCGTAGCGCAGCGAGGCACGCCCGACGTGCTCCACCGCGAGGGTGGTCTCGGCGATCTCGCCGAAGTGCAGGGCCGCCAGGTAGTCGACGGTGAGGTTCACCCGGGGCATCCAGCGGG from Plantactinospora sp. BC1 carries:
- a CDS encoding long-chain-fatty-acid--CoA ligase, which encodes MPLSVGMMLRRAAAMGPHARLVGYTEAGRTEYGWPELAGRARRLANALAALGVRPGDRVGTYACNGLPHLELCYGVPLAGAVLQPLNTRLHPDQVAAIAAHAEDRTIFVTASLTGQFAPIRRRLSGVRHYVVLPDGGATHPDFADATDYEQLLASAPEDEPAEVDEWSAACLCYTGGTTGRPKGVVYSHRSLTLHAMSGLFVDSFAIRERDVVLPLTPLFHALSWGMPYSAALAGAGLVLAGSDTSPATVVRLVRDERVTVAAGVPTFWLAVDQLAPEPEELASLDRILCGGSAVPLELIQRYQRRGVAMRQGWGMTEMSPSGNLTMVRRHLEEQPEQCRQALHATQGVPTAGVELRVVDPDGVVLPHDGRSAGEIEVRGPWVTESYHRPEDDANTARFRDGWLRTGDLGTVDGDGYLHLLDRAKDLIKSGGEWISSIELENHLMDHPAVAQAMVIAVPHPIWGERPAALVVACAEVSAEALAVHLRPRVASWWLPDIVRFVDALPTTATGKFDKVAARRTWQDELAAELASTTEGQP
- a CDS encoding thioesterase family protein; translation: MAEPASIVVRRRLEWSDTDPADRWHYGVVLRFVESAEKELQDQLGVTAADARWMPRVNLTVDYLAALHFGEIAETTLAVEHVGRASLRYAFTVARDDTTLARGTLTVVWIDAETGLSSPWPDRLRALLTGTGSAEG